The Actinocatenispora sera genome has a window encoding:
- a CDS encoding biotin transporter BioY → MSTSPVVLRRQVLADLIPGSVARNALLVVGGAAVTGLAAQLSVSIEPLSPVPVTGQTFAVLLVAAALGPWRALASMALYLAVGMAGVPWFAGGSSGAGGASFGYILGYVAAGLLVGELARRAGDRTPLRTVGTMLLGNAVIYAFGVSWLVGMIGMTVPAALVAGVLPFLIGDAIKVALAAGVLPGTWALVRRFGK, encoded by the coding sequence GTGTCCACTAGCCCGGTCGTGCTGCGTCGGCAGGTGCTCGCCGACCTGATCCCCGGTTCGGTCGCCCGCAACGCGCTGCTGGTCGTCGGCGGTGCCGCGGTGACCGGGCTGGCCGCCCAGCTGTCGGTGTCGATCGAGCCGCTGTCCCCGGTGCCGGTGACCGGCCAGACGTTCGCGGTACTGCTGGTCGCGGCGGCGCTGGGGCCGTGGCGGGCGCTCGCGTCGATGGCGCTGTACCTTGCCGTCGGGATGGCGGGCGTGCCGTGGTTCGCCGGTGGTAGCTCCGGCGCCGGTGGCGCGTCGTTCGGCTACATCCTGGGCTACGTCGCGGCCGGGCTGCTGGTCGGCGAGCTGGCCCGCCGGGCCGGCGACCGGACCCCGCTGCGCACGGTCGGCACGATGCTGCTGGGCAACGCGGTGATCTACGCGTTCGGGGTGTCCTGGCTGGTCGGCATGATCGGCATGACGGTGCCCGCCGCGCTGGTCGCCGGCGTGCTGCCGTTCCTGATCGGCGACGCGATCAAGGTGGCGCTGGCGGCCGGTGTGCTGCCCGGCACCTGGGCGCTCGTACGCCGCTTCGGCAAGTGA
- a CDS encoding electron transfer flavoprotein subunit alpha/FixB family protein, whose amino-acid sequence MAEVLVVADGTASGGVKKVTLEALTLARRLGEPAAVVLGAPGTADALAGPLAEYGAVKIYAAESDEIAGHLVAPKAEVLARLAGEVSPAAVLLASGQEGKEIAGRLAVKLDAGLLTDVSDIAADGTVTQVVFAGSTIVTAKANGLPVITVRSNSVTPEPAPAAGERVSVDATVSDAAKGARVLERVAEQKGSRPELTEAGVVVSGGRGVASAENFALIEELADLLGGAVGASRAAVDSGFYPHQFQVGQTGKTVSPQLYLAIGISGAIQHRAGMQTSKTIVAINKDDEAPIFELADYGIVGDLFKVVPQAVEEIRKRQG is encoded by the coding sequence ATGGCTGAGGTACTGGTCGTCGCGGACGGCACAGCGTCGGGCGGCGTGAAGAAGGTGACCCTGGAGGCGCTGACGCTGGCCCGCCGGCTCGGCGAGCCGGCCGCGGTGGTCCTGGGGGCGCCTGGCACCGCCGACGCGCTCGCCGGCCCGCTGGCCGAGTACGGCGCGGTCAAGATCTACGCCGCCGAGAGCGACGAGATCGCCGGCCACCTGGTGGCGCCGAAGGCGGAGGTGCTGGCCCGGCTGGCCGGCGAGGTATCGCCGGCGGCGGTGCTGCTGGCCTCCGGCCAGGAGGGCAAGGAGATCGCCGGCCGGCTCGCGGTCAAGCTGGACGCGGGGCTGCTGACCGACGTCTCCGACATCGCCGCCGATGGCACCGTCACCCAGGTGGTGTTCGCCGGCTCGACCATCGTCACGGCGAAGGCGAACGGGCTGCCGGTGATCACCGTGCGGTCGAACTCGGTGACCCCGGAGCCCGCCCCGGCCGCCGGCGAGCGGGTGAGCGTCGACGCCACCGTGTCCGACGCCGCGAAGGGCGCCCGGGTGCTGGAGCGGGTCGCCGAGCAGAAGGGTTCCCGCCCGGAACTGACCGAGGCCGGCGTGGTCGTCTCCGGCGGTCGCGGCGTCGCGAGCGCCGAGAACTTCGCCCTGATCGAGGAGCTGGCGGACCTGCTCGGCGGCGCGGTCGGCGCGTCCCGGGCCGCGGTCGACTCCGGTTTCTACCCGCACCAGTTCCAGGTCGGCCAGACCGGCAAGACGGTGTCGCCGCAGCTGTACCTGGCGATCGGCATCTCCGGCGCGATCCAGCACCGGGCCGGCATGCAGACCTCGAAGACGATCGTCGCGATCAACAAGGACGATGAGGCACCCATCTTCGAGCTGGCCGACTACGGCATCGTCGGCGACCTGTTCAAGGTCGTCCCGCAGGCGGTCGAGGAGATCCGCAAGCGCCAGGGCTGA
- a CDS encoding electron transfer flavoprotein subunit beta/FixA family protein yields the protein MNIVVLVKQVPDSGAERTLKSDDWTVDRASASNVINEMDEYAIEEALRITEAQGGEVTILTVGPDRATESIRKALSMGPNGAVHVVDDAIAGSDAVQTSAVIAAALNTLEWDLVLAGAEATDGRVQVVPHMIAERLGVPALTGARKLTVDGDTRTIERQTDEGYEVVQATGKAVVSVWDTINEPRYPSFKGIMAAKKKPVKSLSLADLGVAADAVGGANARTTVLAGQPRPPRQSGTRVPDEGEGGVRLVEFLAVEKFV from the coding sequence ATGAACATCGTCGTCCTGGTCAAGCAGGTACCGGACTCCGGTGCCGAGCGCACGCTGAAGTCCGATGACTGGACGGTCGACCGCGCGTCGGCCAGCAACGTCATCAACGAGATGGACGAGTACGCCATCGAGGAGGCGCTGCGCATCACCGAGGCGCAGGGCGGTGAGGTCACGATCCTGACCGTCGGTCCCGACCGCGCCACCGAGTCGATCCGCAAGGCGCTGTCGATGGGCCCGAACGGCGCCGTGCACGTCGTCGACGACGCGATCGCCGGCTCCGACGCGGTGCAGACTTCCGCGGTCATCGCCGCCGCGCTGAACACCCTGGAATGGGACCTGGTGCTCGCCGGTGCCGAGGCCACCGACGGCCGCGTCCAGGTCGTCCCGCACATGATCGCCGAGCGGCTCGGCGTGCCGGCGCTCACCGGCGCCCGCAAGCTGACCGTGGACGGCGACACGCGGACCATCGAGCGCCAGACCGACGAGGGCTACGAGGTCGTCCAGGCCACCGGCAAGGCCGTGGTCAGCGTCTGGGACACCATCAACGAGCCGCGGTACCCGTCCTTCAAGGGCATCATGGCGGCCAAGAAGAAGCCGGTGAAGTCGCTGTCGCTGGCGGATCTGGGTGTCGCCGCCGACGCGGTGGGTGGCGCCAACGCGCGTACCACGGTGCTGGCCGGGCAGCCGCGGCCGCCGCGGCAGTCCGGCACCCGGGTGCCGGACGAGGGCGAGGGCGGCGTCAGGCTGGTCGAATTCCTGGCTGTTGAGAAGTTCGTCTAG
- a CDS encoding class I SAM-dependent methyltransferase codes for MSTVPVLPLTGERTVPDLPAENYWFRRHEAAYRAVEPLLPVGRVLEIGVGEGYGADLLGAAGYGADLLGAAGARRLTGLDYDAGTLAHVRRRYPAVAVARGNAVALPVRTGAVAAVVSMQLIEHLWDQPAHLSECARVLAPGGTLVLSTPNRLTFSPGYDPATDRPRNIYHSRELSPTELAGLVAAVLPGATMYGLHAGARLAEVDARCRRRYGTDLVEAQLAVPAAEWPAGLAELVGSVTAADFVLSTSDLDGALDLIVVAAKS; via the coding sequence ATGTCGACCGTCCCCGTGCTGCCGCTGACCGGCGAGCGCACCGTCCCCGACCTGCCGGCGGAGAACTACTGGTTTCGCCGGCACGAGGCCGCGTACCGGGCGGTCGAGCCGCTGCTGCCGGTGGGGCGGGTGCTGGAGATCGGCGTCGGCGAGGGGTACGGCGCGGACCTGCTCGGCGCGGCCGGGTACGGCGCGGACCTGCTCGGCGCGGCCGGTGCCCGGCGCCTGACCGGGCTGGACTACGACGCGGGCACGCTCGCGCACGTGCGCCGGCGCTACCCGGCGGTCGCGGTGGCGCGGGGCAACGCGGTGGCGCTGCCGGTGCGTACCGGTGCGGTGGCGGCGGTGGTCAGCATGCAGCTGATCGAGCACCTGTGGGACCAGCCGGCGCACCTGTCCGAGTGCGCCCGGGTGCTCGCACCCGGCGGCACCCTGGTGCTCAGCACGCCGAACCGGCTCACGTTCTCCCCCGGGTACGACCCGGCCACCGACCGGCCGCGCAACATCTACCACTCCCGCGAGCTGTCCCCCACCGAACTCGCCGGGCTGGTCGCCGCCGTGCTCCCGGGCGCGACCATGTACGGGCTGCACGCCGGCGCCCGGCTCGCCGAGGTGGACGCCCGCTGCCGCCGGCGCTACGGCACGGACCTGGTCGAGGCGCAGCTCGCGGTGCCGGCCGCGGAGTGGCCGGCCGGGCTCGCCGAGCTGGTCGGCTCGGTGACCGCGGCCGACTTCGTACTGTCCACATCGGACCTCGACGGTGCGCTGGACCTGATCGTGGTCGCGGCAAAAAGCTGA
- a CDS encoding DUF885 family protein has translation MDARLRALCDLMVPTARESVGRHEYDGVVQDLSPAGVAAALSRLAPAGAHVYPDPHDEAHATAAENAARVEYGELALHRSNPLHHVANLDLACYDRQYAPAAERSAARSAHLAAWPDAVDAAIDALDAVPAPVARATLSAARGLAGQIRPADGDAGTAAATAHRRLLDHLQHCARTGPDSPALGEARLAGLLSAAEAMPVRLGDLAVAADTERHRLRAMLAEACRRIDPDTDPATTVAALAADHPGIDGVLAEARALTAEVLDWTARHELVPYTDGECLVGPAPESRRWAMAMMAWAAPYEADAPSWYHVTPPEVSWPAADREQWLAVFSRTSLPAITVHEVAPGHFSHSRALRRAPSAVRRTLIGEAFVEGWAHYAEEMALEQGFHADDPRYAAGVALEALVRVVRLTAAIGLHTGAMSVDEAAALFTSDAHLQGPAALAEAYRGTFDPTYGRYTWGKLVLGQVRDRARAAWGAGFSLPRLHAAVLELGAPPLGLLDTAIERG, from the coding sequence ATGGATGCACGGCTGCGCGCGCTCTGCGACCTGATGGTGCCGACCGCACGCGAGTCGGTCGGCCGGCACGAGTACGACGGCGTGGTCCAGGACCTGTCACCCGCAGGGGTGGCCGCCGCGCTGTCCCGGCTGGCCCCGGCCGGCGCGCACGTGTACCCCGACCCGCACGACGAGGCGCACGCCACGGCGGCCGAGAACGCGGCCCGGGTCGAGTACGGCGAGCTCGCGCTGCACCGCAGCAACCCGCTGCACCACGTCGCGAACCTCGACCTCGCCTGCTACGACCGGCAGTACGCGCCGGCCGCGGAGCGGTCCGCCGCCCGCAGCGCGCACCTCGCGGCGTGGCCGGACGCGGTCGACGCGGCGATCGACGCGCTCGACGCGGTACCGGCGCCGGTCGCCCGCGCCACCCTGTCGGCGGCGCGCGGCCTGGCCGGCCAGATCCGGCCGGCCGACGGTGACGCCGGCACGGCCGCCGCAACCGCCCACCGCCGGCTGCTGGACCACCTGCAGCACTGCGCCCGGACCGGGCCGGATTCCCCGGCACTGGGCGAGGCGCGGCTGGCCGGCCTGCTGTCGGCGGCCGAGGCGATGCCGGTACGGCTGGGCGATCTCGCGGTCGCCGCCGACACCGAGCGGCACCGGCTGCGCGCGATGCTCGCCGAGGCGTGCCGGCGCATCGACCCGGACACCGACCCGGCGACCACGGTCGCGGCGCTGGCCGCCGACCACCCCGGCATCGACGGGGTACTCGCCGAAGCGCGGGCGCTGACCGCCGAGGTGCTCGACTGGACCGCCCGGCACGAGCTGGTGCCGTACACCGACGGCGAGTGCCTGGTCGGCCCGGCACCGGAATCGCGGCGCTGGGCGATGGCGATGATGGCCTGGGCCGCCCCGTACGAGGCGGACGCGCCGAGCTGGTACCACGTGACGCCGCCGGAGGTGAGCTGGCCGGCCGCGGACCGGGAGCAGTGGCTCGCGGTGTTCAGCCGGACCAGCCTGCCGGCGATCACCGTGCACGAGGTGGCGCCGGGCCACTTCTCGCACTCCCGGGCGCTGCGCCGGGCGCCGTCCGCGGTGCGCCGCACCCTGATCGGCGAGGCGTTCGTGGAGGGCTGGGCGCACTACGCCGAGGAGATGGCGCTGGAGCAGGGGTTTCACGCCGACGATCCCCGGTACGCCGCGGGCGTCGCGCTGGAGGCGCTGGTCCGGGTGGTCCGGCTCACCGCCGCGATCGGGCTGCACACCGGCGCGATGAGCGTCGACGAGGCGGCCGCGCTGTTCACCTCCGACGCGCACCTGCAAGGGCCGGCCGCGCTGGCCGAGGCGTACCGGGGCACGTTCGACCCGACGTACGGCCGCTACACCTGGGGCAAGCTCGTGCTCGGACAGGTACGCGACCGGGCTCGGGCGGCGTGGGGCGCGGGGTTCTCGCTGCCGCGGCTGCATGCCGCGGTGCTGGAGCTCGGCGCGCCGCCGCTGGGGCTGCTCGACACCGCGATCGAACGCGGCTGA
- a CDS encoding glycosyltransferase family 4 protein, with amino-acid sequence MRVLMLSWEYPPVVVGGLGRHVHALSVALAAAGHEVTVVTRHGSEPDGTDAPLDEIRDGVRVVRAPADPPLFPFSTETLLAFTMSLNHALTRAALRVAGEQGFDVVHGHDWLVTHAAVTLKHHLGVPLVATVHATEAGRHSGWLPGELNRCIHSVEWWLTYEARRVLVCSDYMRWEVSRLFELPGGKVRVIPNGVDPAAFAATPGQVRAARQRFGGDGPLVVYAGRLVHEKGVQDLIAATPTLRRRFPGLRVVVAGEGKYAEELVAEVRRRRLSRTVEFVGFLDAELPALFAAADCAVVPSRYEPFGMVAVEAASAGAPLAVSATGGLGEFVAAGLAAVSFAPKDPRSLAEAVSSVLADEVLARRLARQGRSLVAERYAWPVIAERTLEAYGQAQRDERALRAAGTADGPIPPIVVPDGNLLRDGSA; translated from the coding sequence ATGCGCGTGCTGATGCTGTCCTGGGAATATCCGCCGGTCGTCGTCGGTGGCCTCGGTCGGCACGTGCACGCGCTGTCGGTGGCGCTCGCCGCGGCCGGGCACGAGGTCACCGTGGTGACCCGGCACGGTAGCGAGCCGGACGGCACCGACGCGCCGCTGGACGAGATCCGCGACGGGGTACGGGTGGTGCGCGCGCCGGCCGACCCGCCGCTGTTCCCGTTCAGCACCGAGACGCTGCTGGCGTTCACCATGTCGCTCAACCACGCGCTGACCCGGGCCGCCCTGCGGGTGGCCGGCGAGCAGGGCTTCGACGTGGTACACGGGCACGACTGGCTCGTCACGCACGCCGCGGTGACGCTCAAGCACCACCTGGGCGTGCCGCTGGTGGCGACCGTGCACGCCACCGAGGCGGGCCGGCACTCCGGCTGGCTGCCCGGCGAGCTGAACCGCTGCATCCACTCCGTCGAGTGGTGGCTGACGTACGAGGCGCGCCGGGTGCTGGTCTGCTCGGACTACATGCGCTGGGAGGTCAGCCGGCTGTTCGAGCTGCCGGGCGGCAAGGTACGGGTGATCCCGAACGGCGTGGACCCGGCCGCGTTCGCCGCCACCCCGGGCCAGGTGCGCGCCGCCCGGCAGCGGTTCGGCGGCGACGGTCCGCTGGTCGTGTACGCCGGCCGGCTGGTGCACGAGAAGGGTGTGCAGGACCTGATCGCGGCCACGCCGACGCTGCGCCGGCGGTTTCCCGGGCTGCGGGTGGTCGTCGCCGGCGAGGGCAAGTACGCCGAGGAGCTGGTCGCGGAGGTCCGGCGCCGGCGGCTGTCGCGCACCGTCGAGTTCGTCGGCTTCCTCGACGCCGAGCTGCCGGCGCTGTTCGCCGCCGCCGACTGCGCGGTGGTGCCGAGCCGGTACGAGCCGTTCGGGATGGTGGCGGTGGAGGCGGCGAGCGCCGGCGCACCGCTCGCGGTGTCGGCGACCGGCGGGCTCGGCGAGTTCGTCGCCGCCGGCCTCGCCGCGGTCAGCTTCGCGCCGAAGGATCCCCGCTCGCTCGCGGAGGCGGTCAGCTCGGTCCTGGCCGACGAGGTACTGGCGCGCCGGCTGGCCCGGCAGGGCCGCAGCCTGGTGGCGGAGCGGTACGCCTGGCCGGTGATCGCCGAGCGCACCCTGGAGGCGTACGGCCAGGCGCAGCGGGACGAGCGGGCACTGCGCGCGGCCGGTACCGCCGACGGCCCGATCCCGCCGATCGTGGTCCCGGACGGCAACCTGCTCCGCGACGGCTCCGCCTGA
- a CDS encoding glycosyl hydrolase family 18 protein — MLRSRLTAALAAAGTVLGGAVAIGFAVSGPATAASTLPSHVSAPYFETYNGDSLAQLAQQSGNTYLTLAFLQTASKGSCTPYWDGDTSMPVDASQYGSDIDTIRAGGGDVIPSFGGYTADNTGTELADSCTDVGQIAAAYEKVITTYDVTRLDLDIEDNSLTNSAGIDRRNAAIKQVQDWAASNGRTVQFAYTLPTTTGGLASSGLNVLRSAVSHGARIDVVNIMTFDYYDGANHEMATDTKTATTGLQSQLAGLYPDKSAAELWHMIGVIEMPGIDDYGAAETFTTADAPVVEQWAQDKGLAGLSFWALQRDNGGCPGTGGSDSCSGIQQDTWYFSHTFAAFNGGGTSPTTPPTTPPTTPPTTPPAGSGLVDGDFEAGSLAPWTCTEGSGSIVSSPTHGGAGALKLSPTSSDNATCSQSVTLRANASYTVTAYVQGDYAFLGTTGAATDANAWTNAGEYTKPSATFTTGGSGTVQVFVHGWYGQGAVYVDDVSVS, encoded by the coding sequence ATGCTTCGATCACGCCTGACCGCCGCACTCGCGGCGGCCGGTACCGTGCTCGGCGGCGCCGTCGCCATCGGGTTCGCGGTCAGCGGACCGGCGACCGCGGCGAGCACCCTGCCGTCGCACGTGTCCGCCCCGTACTTCGAGACCTACAACGGCGACAGCCTGGCCCAACTGGCCCAGCAGTCCGGCAACACGTACCTGACGCTCGCGTTCCTGCAGACCGCGTCGAAGGGCTCGTGCACGCCGTACTGGGACGGCGACACGTCGATGCCGGTCGACGCGAGCCAGTACGGCAGCGACATCGACACGATCCGCGCCGGCGGCGGCGACGTGATCCCGTCGTTCGGCGGGTACACGGCGGACAACACCGGTACCGAGCTCGCCGACTCGTGCACCGACGTCGGCCAGATCGCCGCCGCGTACGAGAAGGTGATCACCACCTACGACGTGACCCGGCTCGACCTCGACATCGAGGACAACTCGCTGACCAACTCGGCCGGCATCGACCGCCGCAACGCCGCGATCAAGCAGGTGCAGGACTGGGCCGCGAGCAACGGCCGCACCGTCCAGTTCGCCTACACGCTGCCGACGACCACCGGCGGACTCGCCAGCTCCGGGCTGAACGTGCTGCGCAGCGCGGTGTCGCACGGCGCGCGGATCGACGTCGTCAACATCATGACGTTCGACTACTACGACGGCGCGAACCACGAGATGGCCACCGACACCAAGACCGCCACCACCGGGCTGCAGAGCCAGCTCGCCGGGCTCTACCCGGACAAGTCGGCCGCCGAGCTGTGGCACATGATCGGCGTCATCGAGATGCCGGGCATCGACGACTACGGCGCGGCGGAGACGTTCACCACCGCGGACGCACCGGTCGTCGAGCAGTGGGCGCAGGACAAGGGCCTCGCCGGCCTGTCGTTCTGGGCCCTGCAGCGCGACAACGGCGGCTGCCCCGGCACCGGCGGTTCGGACAGCTGCTCCGGCATCCAGCAGGACACCTGGTACTTCAGCCACACGTTCGCCGCGTTCAACGGCGGCGGCACCAGCCCGACCACCCCGCCGACGACGCCGCCCACCACCCCACCGACGACCCCGCCGGCCGGCAGCGGCCTGGTCGACGGTGACTTCGAGGCCGGCTCGCTCGCCCCGTGGACCTGCACCGAAGGGTCCGGGAGCATCGTGTCCTCGCCGACCCACGGCGGTGCCGGCGCGCTGAAGCTGTCGCCGACCTCGTCCGACAACGCCACCTGCAGCCAGTCGGTGACGCTTCGCGCGAACGCCAGCTACACCGTCACCGCGTACGTGCAGGGCGACTACGCGTTCCTCGGCACCACCGGCGCCGCCACCGACGCGAACGCCTGGACGAACGCCGGCGAGTACACCAAGCCGTCCGCCACCTTCACCACCGGAGGCAGCGGCACCGTGCAGGTCTTCGTGCACGGCTGGTACGGGCAGGGCGCCGTCTACGTCGACGACGTCAGCGTGAGCTGA
- a CDS encoding thiamine pyrophosphate-binding protein → MARMVSGRGGELAVAALAGYGIGEVFTPAGEHVPAIHDAARAARMRVVEVRHEQTAVFAAEAVATLLRRPGLAVLGAGPGVTNAVSAITAAHFNAAPVVVLAGRAPAWRWGTGSLPALDHVAIVDSVTNSAATCTEVGNIGADVHAAVVAALTPHRGPAFLDLPMDVVFCTGETQLPAPTLPPPVEPDPAAVARAGALLAAAERPVIIAGSDVYSSDAVAALRECAETWRVPVFTTGLARGALPGDHPLAFRCCKRAALARADLVAVLGTAPDLRLGGGTDARLIHVVDAPPAAGVPAGDDGMLWVAGDLRLVLSGMADHRGVRADHADWIELLRVAEDTARAQEAGHLADDREPIRATRLYAELRRALTDDAIIVGDGGDVVTAAARHLDPGRPGSWLDGGRYGNGGAGLGYALGAALACPDRPVCGLLGDGAAAGSVLEVESLVRHHLPVVLVVGNNGSFGTAGLRGADDRTPGLRLEKVVAALGGAGETVATARQLAPALHRAFESRVPYLLNVLIEPRTDPV, encoded by the coding sequence GTGGCGCGGATGGTCTCCGGGCGCGGCGGGGAGCTGGCCGTGGCGGCGCTCGCCGGGTACGGCATCGGCGAGGTGTTCACGCCGGCCGGCGAGCACGTGCCCGCGATCCACGATGCCGCGCGGGCCGCCCGGATGCGCGTCGTCGAGGTACGGCACGAGCAGACGGCGGTGTTCGCCGCGGAGGCGGTCGCGACGCTGCTGCGCCGCCCGGGGCTGGCGGTGCTCGGCGCCGGCCCGGGCGTCACCAACGCCGTCTCGGCGATCACCGCCGCGCACTTCAACGCCGCCCCGGTGGTGGTGCTGGCCGGCCGGGCGCCGGCGTGGCGCTGGGGTACGGGCAGCCTGCCGGCGCTGGACCACGTCGCCATCGTCGACTCGGTGACGAACTCGGCCGCCACCTGCACCGAGGTGGGCAACATCGGCGCCGACGTGCACGCGGCGGTCGTCGCGGCGCTCACCCCGCACCGCGGCCCGGCGTTCCTGGACCTGCCGATGGACGTGGTGTTCTGCACCGGCGAGACGCAGCTGCCGGCGCCGACGCTGCCGCCGCCGGTCGAGCCGGATCCGGCGGCGGTGGCCCGGGCTGGTGCGCTGCTGGCCGCGGCCGAACGGCCGGTGATCATCGCCGGCTCCGACGTGTACAGCTCCGACGCGGTCGCCGCGCTGCGCGAGTGCGCCGAGACCTGGCGGGTCCCGGTTTTCACCACCGGGCTCGCGCGCGGCGCGCTGCCCGGCGACCATCCGCTCGCGTTCCGGTGCTGCAAGCGGGCCGCGCTGGCGCGGGCGGATCTGGTCGCGGTCCTCGGTACCGCGCCGGACCTGCGGCTTGGCGGCGGGACCGACGCCCGGTTGATCCACGTGGTGGACGCGCCACCGGCGGCCGGGGTGCCGGCCGGAGACGACGGCATGCTCTGGGTGGCGGGTGACCTGCGGTTGGTGCTGTCCGGGATGGCCGATCACCGGGGCGTGCGGGCCGACCACGCGGACTGGATCGAGCTGCTGCGCGTTGCCGAGGACACCGCCCGGGCCCAGGAGGCCGGCCACCTCGCCGACGACCGCGAACCGATCCGCGCCACCCGGCTGTACGCGGAGCTGCGCCGGGCGCTGACCGACGACGCGATCATCGTGGGCGACGGCGGCGACGTGGTGACCGCCGCCGCCCGGCACCTCGACCCGGGCCGGCCGGGCAGCTGGCTGGACGGCGGCCGGTACGGCAACGGCGGCGCCGGCCTCGGCTACGCGCTCGGTGCCGCGCTGGCCTGCCCGGACCGTCCGGTGTGCGGGCTGCTCGGTGACGGCGCCGCCGCCGGCTCGGTACTGGAGGTCGAGTCGCTGGTGCGACACCACCTGCCGGTCGTGCTGGTGGTCGGCAACAACGGCAGTTTCGGCACCGCCGGGCTGCGCGGCGCCGACGACCGGACTCCGGGGCTGCGCCTGGAGAAGGTGGTGGCCGCGCTCGGCGGTGCCGGCGAGACGGTCGCCACCGCCCGGCAACTCGCCCCGGCGCTGCATCGCGCGTTCGAGTCCCGGGTGCCGTACCTGCTCAACGTGTTGATCGAGCCCCGCACCGACCCGGTGTAG
- a CDS encoding acyltransferase, producing MVRRRRDGRQARFATRASLAWIWRHRAFTPYYLLRYWRFALLRLRRADVVTEGFVFLGRRVELTAPRGRGRIVLGRWSHLGDGTAIRAHEGTVRIGDKAVLGADVRINGYLDIEVGAATLIADWVYVADFDHVTTDLSRPIKDQGIVKSPVRIGPDCWLGTKATVTRGVRIGRGSVLAANAVATRDIDEYTIAGGVPARPLRSRLPLPQLRVEAPARPGRPARFAPGPTPAGP from the coding sequence ATGGTGCGGCGGCGACGCGATGGGCGGCAGGCGAGGTTCGCGACCCGTGCGTCGCTCGCCTGGATCTGGCGGCACCGGGCGTTCACCCCGTACTACCTGCTGCGCTACTGGCGGTTCGCGCTGCTGCGGCTGCGCCGGGCGGACGTGGTGACCGAGGGTTTCGTGTTCCTGGGCCGGCGGGTGGAGCTGACCGCACCGCGTGGCCGGGGCCGTATCGTGCTGGGCCGCTGGTCGCACCTGGGTGACGGCACGGCGATCCGGGCACACGAGGGCACGGTGCGCATCGGCGACAAGGCGGTGCTCGGCGCCGACGTGCGGATCAACGGCTACCTGGACATCGAGGTCGGTGCCGCGACACTGATCGCGGACTGGGTCTACGTGGCCGATTTCGACCACGTCACGACCGACCTGTCCCGGCCGATCAAGGACCAGGGCATCGTCAAGTCTCCGGTGCGCATCGGGCCGGACTGTTGGCTCGGTACCAAGGCGACCGTCACCCGCGGGGTGCGGATCGGCCGCGGCAGCGTCCTCGCGGCGAACGCGGTGGCCACCCGCGACATCGACGAGTACACGATCGCCGGCGGGGTGCCGGCCCGACCGCTGCGCAGCCGGCTGCCGCTGCCGCAGCTGCGGGTCGAGGCGCCCGCCCGGCCCGGCCGTCCTGCCCGGTTCGCGCCCGGACCGACACCGGCCGGGCCATGA
- a CDS encoding class I SAM-dependent methyltransferase — MNEPGHASTQSHPSAAEVEAARDDPKQANILYHDWEANTYDEKWSISYDERCVSYARDRFAHVAGTGGWPYRNALELGCGTGFFLLNLMQAGVIEKGHVTDISPGMVEVALRNAKQLGLDVDGRVSDAETIGYDDASFDLVVGHAMLHHIPDVEQALREVLRVLRPGGRFVFCGEPSKVGDFYARKLGQLTWWATTNLTKLPGLTDWRRPQAELDESSAAAALEAVVDIHTFDPQQLRRTAIRAGAMDVEVATDELTAALLGWPVRTFEAAVPKEKLGWGWANFAYRSWRALSSVDTNVLSHIVPKELFYNVEITGVKP; from the coding sequence ATGAACGAGCCCGGTCACGCGAGCACGCAGTCGCATCCCAGCGCCGCCGAGGTCGAGGCCGCCCGCGACGATCCGAAGCAGGCGAACATCCTCTACCACGACTGGGAGGCCAACACCTACGACGAGAAGTGGTCCATCTCGTACGACGAGCGTTGCGTCAGCTACGCCCGGGACCGGTTCGCGCACGTGGCCGGCACCGGCGGCTGGCCGTACCGCAACGCGCTGGAGCTGGGCTGCGGCACCGGGTTCTTCCTGCTCAACCTGATGCAGGCCGGGGTGATCGAGAAGGGCCACGTCACCGACATCTCGCCGGGCATGGTCGAGGTGGCGCTGCGCAACGCCAAGCAGCTCGGGCTGGACGTGGACGGCCGGGTCAGCGACGCCGAGACCATCGGGTACGACGACGCGAGCTTCGACCTGGTCGTTGGGCACGCCATGCTGCACCACATCCCGGACGTCGAGCAGGCGCTGCGCGAGGTGCTGCGGGTGCTGCGACCGGGCGGCCGGTTCGTGTTCTGTGGCGAGCCGAGCAAGGTCGGCGACTTCTACGCCCGCAAGCTGGGCCAGCTGACCTGGTGGGCGACCACGAACCTCACGAAGCTGCCCGGACTGACCGACTGGCGGCGGCCGCAGGCCGAACTCGACGAGTCCTCCGCCGCGGCGGCGCTGGAGGCGGTCGTCGACATCCACACGTTCGATCCGCAGCAGCTGCGCCGTACCGCGATCCGGGCCGGCGCGATGGACGTCGAGGTGGCCACCGACGAGCTGACCGCGGCGCTGCTCGGCTGGCCGGTGCGTACCTTCGAGGCGGCGGTGCCGAAGGAGAAGCTCGGCTGGGGCTGGGCCAACTTCGCCTACCGCTCCTGGCGGGCGCTGTCCAGTGTGGACACGAACGTGCTGTCGCACATCGTGCCGAAGGAGCTGTTCTACAACGTCGAGATCACGGGTGTGAAGCCGTAG